One Lemur catta isolate mLemCat1 chromosome 15, mLemCat1.pri, whole genome shotgun sequence genomic window carries:
- the TMEM97 gene encoding sigma intracellular receptor 2 isoform X2, protein MGVPGARRCVELLLGVYFLSHIPITLFMDLQAVLPRELYPDELRNLLKWYAKEFKDPLLQDPPVWFKSFLFCELVFQLPFFPFATYAFFKGSCKWIRTPAIIYSVHTMTTLLPILFTLLFEDFSKASGFKGPETLHERLTLVTVYVPYLLIPFILLLFMLRSPYYKYEKRKKK, encoded by the exons ATGGGGGTTCCGGGCGCCAGGCGTTGCGTGGAGTTGCTGCTGGGCGTCTACTTCCTCAGCCACATCCCCATCACCCTGTTCATGGACCTGCAGGCGGTGCTGCCGCGCGAACTCTACCCGGACGAG CTTAGAAACCTGCTGAAGTGGTACGCCAAGGAGTTCAAAGACCCTCTGCTACAGGATCCCCCGGTGTGGTTTAAGTCCTTCTTGTTCTGCGAGCTTGTGTTTCAGctgcctttctttccctttgcGACGTATGCCTTCTTCAAAG GAAGCTGCAAGTGGATCCGAACCCCTGCAATCATCTACTCAGTTCACACCATGACAACTTTACTTCCAATTCTCTTCACACTTTTATTTGAGGATTTCTCCAAAGCCAGTGGTTTCAAAGGACCTGAGACTTTGCATGAACGATTAACCCTTGTAACTGTCTATGTCCCCTACTTACTCATCCCTTTCATACTTCTGCTTTTCATGTTGCGGAGCCCCTACTACaagtatgagaaaagaaaaaaaaaatga
- the TMEM97 gene encoding sigma intracellular receptor 2 isoform X1, with amino-acid sequence MGEACVASRGRGGGRGAGPETERAAGPLPTPAGPGPADRRWGFRAPGVAWSCCWASTSSATSPSPCSWTCRRCCRANSTRTRNLLKWYAKEFKDPLLQDPPVWFKSFLFCELVFQLPFFPFATYAFFKGSCKWIRTPAIIYSVHTMTTLLPILFTLLFEDFSKASGFKGPETLHERLTLVTVYVPYLLIPFILLLFMLRSPYYKYEKRKKK; translated from the exons ATGGGAGAGGCCTGCGTAGCCTcacgggggcggggcggcggccgAGGCGCCGGACCCGAGACAGAGCGCGCAGCGGGGCCTCTTCCTACACCAGCGGGTCCAGGCCCAGCCGACCGACGATGGGGGTTCCGGGCGCCAGGCGTTGCGTGGAGTTGCTGCTGGGCGTCTACTTCCTCAGCCACATCCCCATCACCCTGTTCATGGACCTGCAGGCGGTGCTGCCGCGCGAACTCTACCCGGACGAG AAACCTGCTGAAGTGGTACGCCAAGGAGTTCAAAGACCCTCTGCTACAGGATCCCCCGGTGTGGTTTAAGTCCTTCTTGTTCTGCGAGCTTGTGTTTCAGctgcctttctttccctttgcGACGTATGCCTTCTTCAAAG GAAGCTGCAAGTGGATCCGAACCCCTGCAATCATCTACTCAGTTCACACCATGACAACTTTACTTCCAATTCTCTTCACACTTTTATTTGAGGATTTCTCCAAAGCCAGTGGTTTCAAAGGACCTGAGACTTTGCATGAACGATTAACCCTTGTAACTGTCTATGTCCCCTACTTACTCATCCCTTTCATACTTCTGCTTTTCATGTTGCGGAGCCCCTACTACaagtatgagaaaagaaaaaaaaaatga